Proteins from a genomic interval of Youhaiella tibetensis:
- a CDS encoding PhoH family protein produces the protein MFRPEQLSLSRHLPTDNATLSQLELAFEDNRLVSQLYGDFDQNLALIEQRLAVQATPRGNHVMLKGPASAVDQARRVLESLYATLEEGRAIEIADVDGVIRMIETEDSQLTLPTMEKKGKVRMAQIATRKATIVARTPAQDAYIRAMDRSELVFGVGPAGTGKTYLAVAHAASLLERGDINRIILSRPAVEAGERLGFLPGDMKEKVDPYLRPLYDALYDMMRPEHVERCITSGVIEVAPLAFMRGRTLANAVVILDEAQNTTSMQMKMFLTRLGENSKMIVTGDPTQVDLPRGERSGLVEALNLLDGVEGVHISRFGDRDVVRHALVARIVRAYEAAGAKKSESNSN, from the coding sequence ATCTTTCGCCCGGAGCAACTAAGTTTGAGCAGGCATTTGCCGACCGACAACGCAACCTTGTCCCAACTCGAACTGGCTTTTGAAGACAACCGGCTCGTTTCCCAGCTTTACGGGGATTTCGATCAGAATCTTGCGCTGATCGAACAGCGCCTCGCCGTGCAGGCTACCCCGCGCGGCAATCACGTGATGCTCAAGGGTCCGGCCTCTGCCGTCGACCAGGCGCGGCGGGTGCTCGAATCGCTCTATGCAACGCTCGAAGAGGGCCGCGCCATCGAGATCGCCGATGTCGATGGCGTCATCCGCATGATCGAGACCGAGGACAGCCAGCTCACGCTTCCCACCATGGAGAAGAAGGGCAAGGTGCGCATGGCCCAGATCGCCACGCGCAAGGCCACCATCGTCGCCCGCACCCCGGCCCAGGACGCCTATATCCGCGCCATGGACCGGTCCGAACTGGTGTTCGGCGTCGGCCCGGCCGGTACCGGCAAGACTTATCTCGCCGTCGCGCATGCGGCGAGCCTGCTCGAGCGCGGCGACATCAACCGCATTATCCTCTCGCGTCCTGCCGTCGAGGCGGGCGAGCGGCTGGGGTTCCTGCCGGGCGACATGAAGGAAAAGGTCGATCCCTACCTGCGCCCGCTCTATGACGCGCTCTACGACATGATGCGCCCCGAGCATGTGGAGCGCTGCATCACCTCGGGCGTCATCGAAGTGGCCCCGCTCGCCTTCATGCGCGGGCGCACGCTGGCCAATGCCGTGGTGATCCTGGACGAAGCGCAGAACACCACCTCCATGCAGATGAAGATGTTCCTCACGCGCCTGGGCGAAAACTCCAAGATGATCGTCACGGGCGATCCGACCCAGGTCGACCTGCCGCGCGGCGAACGCTCGGGCCTGGTCGAGGCGCTCAACCTGCTCGATGGCGTGGAAGGGGTGCATATTTCCCGGTTCGGCGACCGCGACGTGGTGCGCCATGCCCTGGTGGCCCGCATCGTGCGCGCCTACGAGGCGGCTGGCGCCAAGAAGAGCGAAAGCAACAGCAACTGA
- the miaB gene encoding tRNA (N6-isopentenyl adenosine(37)-C2)-methylthiotransferase MiaB yields MTDPAPKKLFIKTYGCQMNVYDSDRMADALAPHGYVPTTELESADLVVLNTCHIREKASEKVFSELGRLKELRDERRAAGEDMMIGVAGCVAQAEGEEIIRRSPAVDLVFGPQSYHRLPDLVAKALGGQVVDTEFPPEDKFEHLPAPRKEVTISRGLTAFLTVQEGCDKFCSFCVVPYTRGAEVSRPVNQVLAEARNLVEAGVRELTLLGQNVNAYHGLTESGRAMGLGELLHRLAEIPGLERLRYTTSHPRDMDHALIEAHRDLDKLMPYLHLPVQSGSDRILKAMNRRHDRDEYLRLIERIKAARPDMALSGDFIVGFPGETEEDFEATLAIIREAQYASAFSFKYSTRPGTPGATMNEQVPEEVKVERLARLQALVIEQQRAFNRSCVGRTLDVLLERKGRMPGQLGGRSPYLQAVHLDAPEHLIGTIQPVEIIDVGNNSLSGKIVMGMERNSASLVESRSFARSN; encoded by the coding sequence ATGACAGACCCAGCGCCCAAAAAGCTCTTCATCAAGACCTATGGTTGCCAGATGAACGTCTACGACAGCGACCGCATGGCGGACGCGCTGGCGCCGCACGGCTATGTGCCGACCACGGAGCTGGAGTCGGCGGACCTGGTGGTGCTCAACACCTGCCATATCCGCGAAAAGGCTTCCGAGAAGGTGTTTTCCGAGCTCGGACGCCTCAAGGAGCTGCGCGACGAGCGCCGGGCCGCGGGCGAGGACATGATGATCGGGGTCGCCGGATGCGTGGCGCAGGCGGAGGGCGAGGAAATCATCCGCCGCTCGCCGGCCGTGGATCTCGTGTTCGGACCGCAATCCTACCATCGCCTGCCGGACCTGGTGGCCAAGGCGCTCGGCGGGCAGGTGGTCGATACCGAGTTTCCGCCCGAGGACAAGTTCGAGCACCTGCCGGCGCCCAGGAAGGAAGTCACGATTTCGCGCGGGCTTACCGCCTTCCTCACCGTCCAGGAAGGGTGCGACAAGTTCTGTTCGTTCTGCGTGGTGCCCTATACGCGCGGCGCCGAAGTTTCGCGCCCGGTAAACCAGGTGCTGGCCGAGGCCCGGAACCTTGTGGAGGCCGGCGTCCGGGAACTCACGCTCCTCGGCCAGAACGTGAATGCCTATCATGGGCTGACCGAATCCGGACGGGCCATGGGCCTGGGCGAGTTGCTGCACAGGCTCGCCGAAATCCCCGGGCTTGAACGCCTGCGCTACACAACCAGCCATCCGCGCGACATGGACCATGCGCTGATCGAGGCGCATCGCGACCTCGACAAGCTCATGCCCTACCTGCACCTGCCGGTACAGTCGGGCTCGGACCGCATCCTCAAGGCCATGAACCGTCGGCACGACCGCGACGAATATTTGCGGCTCATCGAGCGCATCAAGGCGGCGCGCCCGGACATGGCGCTTTCGGGCGACTTCATCGTCGGCTTCCCGGGCGAAACCGAGGAAGATTTCGAGGCGACGCTCGCCATCATCCGCGAGGCGCAATATGCCTCGGCCTTCTCGTTCAAATATTCGACCCGCCCCGGCACGCCGGGCGCGACCATGAACGAACAGGTGCCCGAAGAGGTCAAGGTCGAGCGTCTGGCGCGGCTGCAGGCCCTCGTCATCGAGCAGCAGCGCGCGTTCAACCGCTCCTGCGTGGGGCGCACGCTCGACGTGCTGCTCGAGCGCAAGGGCCGCATGCCCGGACAGCTCGGCGGACGCTCGCCCTACCTGCAGGCGGTGCACCTGGATGCGCCCGAGCACCTCATCGGCACCATCCAGCCGGTCGAAATCATCGACGTTGGAAATAATTCCCTGAGTGGCAAGATTGTCATGGGAATGGAACGCAATTCTGCTAGCCTTGTTGAGTCTCGATCTTTCGCCCGGAGCAACTAA
- a CDS encoding lysophospholipid acyltransferase family protein, protein MIFRSLFFIFVYIPIMLVGIPSQWVITKLGLDWNFWPRLFHKAGCMFLGLKVTVVGKPETGKPTLLVSNHISWTDIIAIGSVADVTFVAKSEIRDWPFVGFMASLQRTLFVDRKKRSDAGRASREMGAHLAKGSAVLLFAEGQSDIGTHVLPFRSALIGAAQHAMAEAGAADVYVQPLTIAYTRLQGLPVSRNERSFIAWIKSKSVKQNIREILSGPTKDVTLAFGVARQVSATDDRKVIAKAAEIDVRRMLVALNRGLPLPVATE, encoded by the coding sequence GTGATCTTCCGCAGCCTCTTCTTCATCTTCGTCTACATCCCCATCATGCTGGTGGGCATTCCCTCCCAGTGGGTGATCACCAAGCTGGGGCTGGACTGGAACTTCTGGCCGCGCCTCTTCCACAAGGCCGGCTGCATGTTCCTGGGGCTGAAGGTCACGGTGGTGGGCAAGCCCGAGACCGGCAAGCCGACGCTCCTCGTCTCCAACCACATCTCCTGGACCGACATCATCGCCATCGGCTCGGTGGCGGACGTGACCTTCGTGGCCAAGAGCGAAATCCGCGACTGGCCGTTCGTCGGCTTCATGGCCTCGCTCCAGCGCACGCTGTTCGTGGACCGCAAGAAGCGCTCGGACGCCGGGCGCGCCAGCCGCGAGATGGGCGCGCACCTGGCCAAGGGCTCGGCGGTGCTGCTGTTCGCCGAAGGCCAGTCCGACATCGGCACGCATGTGCTGCCGTTCCGCTCGGCGCTGATCGGGGCGGCCCAGCACGCCATGGCCGAGGCCGGGGCGGCGGACGTCTACGTGCAGCCGCTGACCATCGCCTATACGCGCCTCCAGGGCCTGCCGGTATCGCGCAACGAGCGCTCGTTCATCGCCTGGATCAAGTCCAAGTCGGTCAAGCAGAACATCCGCGAGATCCTCTCGGGTCCCACCAAGGACGTGACGCTGGCCTTCGGGGTGGCCCGGCAGGTGTCGGCCACCGACGATCGCAAGGTCATCGCCAAGGCCGCCGAAATCGATGTGCGCCGCATGCTGGTGGCACTCAACCGCGGCCTGCCGCTGCCGGTGGCGACCGAGTAG
- the ybeY gene encoding rRNA maturation RNase YbeY, translated as MTDYPLEIAISRNAEGWPDELDAVAETAVREALKQSGAKVRGAAEISILLTDDAEQQVLNREWRGKDAPTNVLSFPQIEPFDPVVGILGDIILARETLEREAVEQGTSFEHHFTHLIVHGFLHILGYDHIEDDEALEMEGLETQILASLGIPDPYAED; from the coding sequence CTGACCGACTATCCGCTAGAAATCGCCATCTCCCGCAATGCCGAAGGCTGGCCGGACGAACTCGATGCCGTGGCCGAGACGGCCGTGCGCGAGGCGCTGAAACAGTCCGGGGCCAAGGTCAGGGGCGCGGCCGAAATCTCGATCCTGCTCACCGACGACGCCGAGCAGCAGGTGCTCAACCGCGAGTGGCGCGGCAAGGATGCGCCGACCAACGTGCTCTCCTTCCCCCAGATCGAGCCCTTCGATCCGGTGGTGGGCATCCTGGGCGACATCATTCTCGCCCGCGAGACGCTCGAGCGCGAAGCGGTTGAACAAGGCACCAGCTTCGAGCATCATTTCACCCACTTGATCGTGCATGGTTTCCTGCACATCCTGGGTTATGATCACATCGAGGATGACGAGGCCCTTGAGATGGAAGGCCTCGAGACCCAGATATTGGCGTCCCTGGGAATCCCCGATCCCTACGCAGAAGACTGA